One Glutamicibacter halophytocola DNA segment encodes these proteins:
- a CDS encoding LacI family DNA-binding transcriptional regulator: MDNVAARTPPGPRFALAVQMKNGPHDPDPFFEELLLGLEQALDQHDASVLLRRFGSAAEELAAYRDWASSGMLNAVIIADIAENDERVLRCRELGLPVVVLGGPHIEGVSLVEVDNSGAMLMAVEHLAGLGHQRLGRVSGPAQLHHTQARTRAFGEALARFGVAGTSLEGSYSPGSGAQRIRELLGADPRPSAIIFDDTLMAVGGLAAARELGLRIPQDLSILAWDDSPDARLAEPPISVVSLDVFELGQRLAQVLLRTHAGDLQTVVHVPTARIVVRGSTAAPPAKA; encoded by the coding sequence ATGGACAACGTCGCTGCGCGCACTCCGCCCGGACCCCGCTTCGCCCTGGCGGTGCAGATGAAAAACGGGCCCCACGACCCTGATCCATTTTTCGAGGAGCTGCTCCTTGGCCTGGAGCAGGCCCTGGACCAGCATGATGCCTCGGTGCTGCTGCGCCGCTTCGGCTCTGCCGCCGAAGAGCTGGCCGCCTACCGGGACTGGGCCAGCAGCGGCATGCTCAACGCCGTGATCATTGCCGATATCGCCGAAAACGATGAACGCGTGCTGCGCTGCCGCGAGCTGGGCCTGCCGGTGGTGGTCCTGGGCGGACCGCACATCGAGGGGGTCTCCCTGGTGGAGGTGGATAACTCCGGCGCCATGCTGATGGCTGTGGAGCACCTGGCCGGCCTGGGCCACCAGCGGCTTGGACGGGTCTCCGGCCCGGCCCAGCTGCACCACACCCAGGCACGCACCCGGGCATTCGGCGAGGCCCTGGCGCGTTTCGGGGTTGCTGGCACCAGCCTGGAAGGCAGCTACTCTCCGGGCTCCGGGGCCCAGCGCATCCGCGAGCTGCTGGGCGCGGACCCTCGTCCCAGCGCGATCATCTTTGATGACACCCTCATGGCGGTGGGCGGCCTGGCTGCCGCGCGCGAGCTCGGACTGCGCATCCCGCAGGATCTTTCCATCTTGGCCTGGGATGATTCGCCCGACGCGCGCCTGGCCGAACCGCCGATTTCGGTCGTCAGCCTGGATGTCTTCGAATTGGGGCAGCGCCTGGCCCAGGTGCTGCTGCGCACCCATGCCGGGGACCTGCAGACGGTGGTGCACGTGCCGACCGCGCGAATTGTGGTGCGCGGCAGCACGGCAGCACCGCCCGCCAAAGCCTAG
- a CDS encoding ABC transporter permease, with protein sequence MNYVIRKLGFYAIALWAALTLNFIIPRLLPGDPVDILLAKLQQRGGSVTEETRKAYSILLGGDDSQPLIVQYAGYLGNLFKGDLGVSVSYFPAPVTEVIGASMPWTVILVGVSTILAAGIGILLGTFAGWRPGTWLDSLVPATTLLAAVPYFWLALVLVYLLSRGLGLFPAQGGYDVVLDPGFNGPFLLSAIEHAVLPALTIVIAALGGWLLGMRNMMVSTLSEDYVLTARAKGLPERWILRNYAARNAVLPSVAGFAISLGFVVSGSVVTEQVFSYPGIGSRLLAAVTNNDYALMQGVFLYITVAVLAANLLVDLIYGLVDPRTRARG encoded by the coding sequence GTGAACTATGTAATCCGGAAACTGGGCTTCTACGCCATCGCCCTCTGGGCAGCGCTCACCCTGAACTTCATCATCCCCCGGCTGCTGCCGGGGGATCCCGTGGATATCCTGCTGGCCAAGCTGCAGCAGCGCGGCGGCAGCGTCACCGAGGAAACCCGCAAGGCCTACTCGATCCTGCTCGGCGGCGATGATTCGCAGCCGCTGATCGTGCAATATGCAGGCTACCTGGGCAACCTCTTCAAGGGCGACCTCGGCGTCTCGGTGAGCTACTTCCCGGCCCCGGTCACCGAGGTCATCGGAGCCTCCATGCCGTGGACCGTGATCCTGGTGGGGGTCTCGACCATTCTGGCCGCCGGGATCGGCATCCTGCTGGGGACCTTCGCCGGATGGCGCCCGGGGACCTGGCTGGACTCGCTGGTCCCGGCCACCACGCTGCTGGCCGCGGTCCCCTACTTCTGGCTCGCCCTGGTGCTGGTCTACCTGCTCTCCCGCGGGCTGGGCCTCTTCCCGGCGCAGGGAGGCTATGACGTGGTGCTCGACCCCGGATTCAATGGCCCCTTCCTGCTTTCCGCGATCGAGCATGCGGTCCTGCCGGCACTGACCATTGTCATCGCGGCCCTGGGAGGCTGGCTGCTGGGCATGCGCAACATGATGGTGTCCACGCTCTCCGAGGACTACGTGCTGACCGCCCGCGCCAAGGGGCTTCCCGAACGCTGGATCCTGCGCAACTACGCCGCCCGCAATGCCGTGCTGCCCTCCGTGGCCGGTTTCGCCATTTCGCTGGGCTTCGTGGTTTCCGGTTCGGTGGTGACCGAGCAGGTCTTCTCCTATCCGGGCATCGGCTCGCGCCTGCTGGCAGCGGTCACCAACAACGACTACGCCCTGATGCAGGGCGTGTTCCTCTACATCACGGTCGCGGTGCTCGCGGCCAACCTGCTGGTCGACCTGATCTATGGCCTGGTCGACCCGCGCACCCGGGCCCGCGGCTAG
- a CDS encoding ROK family transcriptional regulator, whose protein sequence is MSNVLPPSPAQSSRVLVLDRVRAEGPVSRVELAGHTGLTQASISNLVKTLLAEGLLVETGERTYTGAKGKPRVLLGLNPQARYSIGVQLGADWIVMVLTDAAGTVMARTRMRGARSTAPVRVVSAVATQIEALLALSGVDRQLVAGIGLAVPGIIDLQTGAILSSASLPLWELFAVREALQKATGLLTLVDNVATAAVMGDYWSGAIPEASAHCTLYMGASINTGLLIDGTVYRGASSNTGLLGRASFERAAGERATVEEVAGPRAVAARARQELAAGRQTIAVLDDPANPFADFAAIASAAVHGDSLALELIEESAQHIATVVVAMVNILDLDSVTLAGPSLSTAGSLYLTQIRDRISAEALSAPKHDVTVRLSAQVTDAASVGAAALMLQHSLAKPAG, encoded by the coding sequence ATGAGCAACGTTCTTCCACCATCACCGGCCCAGTCCAGTCGAGTCCTCGTCTTGGATCGGGTTCGTGCGGAGGGACCGGTCAGCCGCGTCGAGCTGGCTGGGCATACTGGGCTGACCCAGGCTTCCATTTCCAACCTGGTCAAGACCCTGCTTGCCGAGGGCCTGCTGGTGGAAACCGGAGAACGAACCTATACCGGGGCCAAGGGAAAGCCCCGTGTGCTGCTGGGCCTGAATCCGCAGGCGCGCTACAGCATCGGCGTGCAGCTGGGCGCCGACTGGATCGTCATGGTGCTCACCGATGCGGCGGGCACGGTGATGGCCCGAACGCGCATGCGCGGAGCGCGATCCACCGCGCCGGTGCGGGTGGTTTCGGCCGTCGCCACGCAGATCGAGGCGCTGCTCGCGCTCTCCGGGGTCGACCGGCAGCTGGTGGCAGGCATCGGACTGGCGGTGCCGGGGATCATCGATTTGCAGACCGGGGCGATTCTCTCCTCGGCAAGCCTGCCGCTATGGGAGCTTTTTGCGGTCCGCGAGGCGTTGCAAAAGGCCACCGGGCTGCTGACCCTGGTCGACAATGTGGCTACCGCCGCGGTCATGGGCGACTACTGGAGCGGCGCGATTCCAGAGGCCAGCGCGCACTGCACCCTGTATATGGGGGCCAGCATCAATACCGGGCTGCTCATTGACGGGACGGTGTACCGCGGGGCGAGTTCCAATACCGGGCTGTTGGGGCGGGCGAGCTTCGAACGCGCCGCCGGCGAACGGGCCACCGTGGAGGAAGTGGCTGGCCCGCGGGCCGTGGCCGCCCGTGCCCGGCAGGAGCTGGCGGCGGGCCGCCAGACCATTGCGGTCCTCGATGACCCAGCCAATCCCTTTGCGGATTTTGCGGCGATTGCCAGCGCGGCGGTGCATGGGGACTCGCTGGCCCTGGAGCTGATCGAAGAGTCGGCACAGCATATTGCCACCGTGGTGGTGGCCATGGTCAACATCCTCGACCTGGATTCGGTGACGTTGGCGGGCCCCTCGCTGAGTACCGCCGGATCCCTGTATTTAACGCAGATCCGGGACCGCATCAGTGCCGAGGCCTTGAGCGCGCCGAAACATGATGTGACGGTGCGGCTCTCGGCCCAGGTGACTGATGCGGCCTCGGTGGGTGCCGCGGCCCTGATGCTGCAGCACAGCCTGGCCAAGCCTGCAGGCTAG
- a CDS encoding glycosyl hydrolase — protein MHPHKLRQLAASLLAGAVIATASIPVHAAVIAPQERHGAPERLPLADPDATSRTASLFAYLNSQQGQGILFGHQQDTEFGVTFSDAQADGTLSDVQAATGDYPAVFGWDFGHQGYGSAPGDPTPQENIEHTVKLVQAADKLGAIQTFSAHMDNFVTGGPFDDTDGDVVPRIMPGGDHNKQFTDYLDRVASIAKAAVDEQGRAIPMVFRPFHENAGSWFWWGASHASASEYIELFRYTVEYLRDQKDVHNFLYAYSPGGGFSGKPETFMKTYPGDDFVDVLGYDNYDSSGGSQQWLDGLVADLGMLSTLATVHRKVAALTEYGVSGALKANGENPSINWYTKVFNAIKADPQARRMAWALTWTNYGTGQFFVPYPATGELAEHEMLQDFRAFAEDEFSVFSSQLSPRDVFERKTKAAAHPASLRLVTPANGTRITHTETTVRAKLTGTNPKPATVDFTLSGHPPIKLNFDAASGYHVGTLEVPQEELVNQRTAFDLRATLPGQRKLEETGQLVLGQKPASAPGVVDDFEGYADDSELRSSYSAVGTNSISLAEDPVGAGERSLRFDYDFGLQSYTGITRRIEGDWSSFDRLSLWLQPDGSGQKLVLQLVAGGVAYEAYPSMEGTEGQQLSIPFADFRPAPWDTQNADRRISQADLADLSQLNIFINQVPEAPSTSGSFYVDELRAR, from the coding sequence TTGCACCCCCACAAACTGCGGCAACTCGCCGCCTCGCTGCTCGCCGGAGCAGTTATCGCCACTGCCTCGATTCCCGTTCACGCGGCGGTGATCGCTCCCCAAGAACGCCACGGCGCTCCCGAACGACTCCCGCTAGCCGATCCCGACGCCACCTCCAGAACAGCCTCCCTCTTCGCCTACCTGAACTCCCAGCAGGGCCAGGGAATCCTCTTCGGGCACCAGCAAGACACCGAATTCGGAGTCACCTTCTCCGATGCCCAGGCCGACGGGACCCTGTCCGACGTCCAAGCCGCTACGGGCGATTACCCGGCGGTCTTCGGCTGGGACTTCGGCCACCAGGGCTACGGCTCGGCGCCCGGAGACCCGACACCGCAAGAGAACATCGAGCACACCGTCAAGCTGGTGCAGGCCGCCGACAAGCTCGGCGCCATCCAGACCTTCTCCGCCCATATGGACAACTTTGTCACCGGTGGCCCCTTCGATGACACCGATGGCGACGTGGTTCCGCGCATCATGCCCGGTGGAGACCACAACAAGCAGTTCACCGACTACCTCGACCGGGTGGCCAGCATCGCCAAGGCCGCCGTGGATGAACAGGGCCGTGCCATCCCCATGGTCTTCCGCCCCTTCCACGAGAACGCCGGCTCCTGGTTCTGGTGGGGCGCCTCCCATGCTTCAGCCAGCGAATACATTGAACTCTTCCGCTACACCGTGGAATACCTGCGCGATCAGAAAGACGTGCACAATTTCCTCTATGCCTACTCCCCCGGCGGCGGATTCAGCGGCAAGCCGGAAACCTTCATGAAGACCTATCCGGGAGACGACTTCGTGGACGTGCTGGGCTATGACAACTACGACAGCTCGGGCGGTTCCCAGCAGTGGCTCGACGGCCTCGTGGCCGACTTGGGCATGCTCTCCACGCTGGCCACCGTGCACCGAAAGGTAGCGGCCCTGACCGAGTACGGAGTGAGCGGGGCACTGAAAGCCAACGGAGAAAATCCCTCCATCAACTGGTACACCAAGGTCTTCAACGCGATCAAGGCCGACCCGCAGGCACGTCGCATGGCCTGGGCCTTGACCTGGACCAATTACGGCACCGGGCAGTTCTTCGTCCCCTATCCGGCCACCGGCGAGCTCGCTGAGCACGAGATGCTCCAGGACTTCCGCGCTTTCGCAGAGGATGAGTTCTCCGTCTTCAGCTCGCAGCTCTCGCCCCGGGATGTCTTTGAGCGAAAGACCAAGGCCGCGGCCCACCCGGCCAGCCTGCGGCTGGTCACGCCGGCGAACGGCACACGCATCACGCACACCGAAACCACCGTGCGGGCCAAGCTCACCGGGACCAATCCGAAGCCCGCCACGGTCGACTTCACCCTCTCGGGGCATCCTCCCATCAAGCTCAACTTCGATGCCGCCTCCGGCTACCACGTGGGCACCTTGGAGGTTCCGCAAGAAGAGCTGGTCAACCAAAGGACTGCTTTTGACTTGCGCGCCACGCTGCCCGGCCAGCGGAAACTGGAAGAAACCGGGCAACTGGTGCTGGGCCAGAAGCCTGCCTCAGCCCCGGGCGTAGTCGATGACTTCGAAGGCTACGCCGACGATTCCGAACTGCGTTCAAGCTACAGCGCAGTGGGCACCAACTCCATCTCGCTGGCGGAGGACCCCGTCGGAGCCGGCGAACGCTCGCTGCGCTTCGACTACGATTTCGGGCTGCAAAGCTACACCGGAATCACCCGCCGCATCGAAGGCGACTGGTCAAGCTTCGACCGGCTATCGCTCTGGCTCCAGCCCGACGGCTCGGGCCAGAAGCTGGTATTGCAGCTGGTCGCCGGCGGCGTCGCCTATGAGGCCTACCCGTCAATGGAAGGCACCGAGGGGCAGCAGCTGTCGATCCCCTTTGCCGATTTCCGGCCGGCCCCCTGGGATACGCAGAACGCAGACCGCCGGATCTCCCAGGCGGACCTTGCCGACCTCTCGCAGCTGAACATCTTCATCAACCAGGTGCCCGAAGCTCCATCAACGAGCGGAAGCTTCTACGTGGATGAGCTGCGCGCCCGGTAG
- a CDS encoding ROK family transcriptional regulator: MQRNSVPPTNRERLLDLLRVSGTSSRIDLVEATGLTAGTISNLVRVLVEEGLVEETGRAASRGGQPRRMLQLRADSRCAVGVHFERGGIELVLTDFTGRTIGASRVDSDQRLAPARQLEAVGTRILAMADACGIAPHRVLGIGLVAEGPLDVPSGTLLAKEADARWQGQPIAGLLERQAGFPVRLLPVGTAAALAERVLDGGRRQPFGVIYLASSIAAGVVHEGQVFRGADARPVELGHITVDFNGPPCPCGNRGCLSQYSSGAALAQRAASLPGLAEALGGGAGNPMADVQAIAEQATRGHPQARALWKEAARGLGHAAVSLVNLFGLETVVLAGPALAGAGDLLLAEVRSIVQASSCHRALSPVHVERSRHGPLSAAIGGALQVLCASDGTRTQEPTHRMMERS; the protein is encoded by the coding sequence ATGCAGCGCAACAGCGTTCCGCCGACCAACCGGGAAAGACTGCTTGACCTGCTGCGAGTGTCCGGAACCAGCAGCCGGATTGACCTCGTGGAGGCGACCGGGCTCACTGCCGGGACCATCAGCAATCTGGTGCGGGTGCTCGTGGAAGAAGGCCTGGTCGAGGAGACCGGGCGTGCCGCGTCCCGTGGCGGGCAGCCGCGCCGGATGCTCCAGCTGCGTGCTGATTCGCGCTGCGCGGTGGGTGTCCACTTCGAGCGCGGCGGCATCGAGCTGGTGCTCACGGATTTCACTGGCCGGACCATTGGCGCATCGCGCGTGGATTCCGATCAGCGCCTCGCCCCTGCCCGGCAGCTGGAAGCCGTTGGCACCAGGATCCTGGCCATGGCCGATGCCTGCGGGATCGCGCCGCACCGCGTGCTGGGCATCGGGCTGGTCGCTGAAGGGCCGCTCGACGTGCCCAGCGGCACGCTGCTGGCCAAGGAGGCGGATGCGCGCTGGCAGGGCCAGCCAATTGCCGGGCTGCTCGAGCGCCAGGCGGGTTTCCCGGTGCGCCTGTTGCCAGTGGGCACAGCAGCCGCCCTGGCCGAGCGGGTGCTTGATGGCGGACGCCGGCAGCCCTTCGGCGTGATCTATCTGGCCAGTTCCATCGCGGCCGGGGTGGTGCATGAAGGACAGGTGTTCCGCGGGGCAGATGCGCGCCCGGTGGAATTGGGCCACATCACCGTGGACTTCAACGGGCCGCCGTGCCCCTGCGGCAATCGCGGATGCCTGTCCCAATACAGCTCAGGTGCCGCATTGGCGCAGCGTGCCGCGAGCCTGCCCGGCCTGGCCGAAGCACTGGGAGGCGGGGCTGGCAATCCGATGGCCGATGTCCAGGCCATCGCCGAGCAGGCAACGCGCGGCCATCCCCAGGCCCGCGCGCTATGGAAGGAAGCGGCCCGCGGGCTGGGGCATGCCGCGGTGAGCCTGGTCAACCTCTTCGGGCTCGAAACCGTGGTGCTGGCCGGCCCGGCGCTGGCCGGAGCCGGGGACCTGCTGCTCGCCGAGGTGCGCTCGATCGTGCAGGCCAGCTCCTGCCACCGGGCATTGAGCCCGGTGCACGTTGAACGATCAAGGCACGGCCCGCTGTCTGCCGCCATCGGCGGCGCCTTGCAGGTGCTCTGCGCCAGCGATGGAACCAGAACCCAAGAACCAACCCACCGAATGATGGAGAGATCATGA
- a CDS encoding alpha-galactosidase gives MTQEYKEFTVLSRDGASLILHHRPAGLPEVVHWGAETGELAEAELRALVAAGARQEERGTVDAIWQPNLLPTQGDGWAGRPALLATRAGAPIFPRWITREITVDGCKLRIESHDAANQLAMRSELELLAGGVLTLSHELVNEGSGEVEVQHLECVLPIPKNADHLSMFSGRWTREKAPQTIQMPRGAVVRQTRRGRGGHDAPYLQIASAGVPQERAGELWAVHLGWSADCTYRTDRMSEALTLIGAGELLQPAEMRLGAGGAYRTPKAWFGYSGQGLDGLSAGFHTALRAREQHPSTPRPLVLNTWEAVYFDHQPQTLMRLAELAAQVGVERFVLDDGWFMARRDDTKGLGDWEVDRAVWPDGLGPLAALVHELGMEFGLWFEPEMVNPDSDLARNHPDWMLHNAQHVHNPPAGLSWRSQHVLDLANPHAYAHVRQQMGALIQELGIDFIKWDHNRDLIESLHGQRPGTHEHTQAAYRLIRELKQEHPGLEIESCSSGGARTDLGILEYADRVWASDSNDAIERQDIQRWTQLLLPPELVGGHIGPATSHSSGRTLDLSFRAATSLMGSAGFEWNLLECNEQELQQARDFAELYKEVRGLLHTGVPVHAQLLDPALRVSGVVAQDGSAGLWTIATVATLEEALPERIRLHGLKPHSRYRVRVREELGKAEFGWITPQWIAQGDLVLPGRLLEIHGLQIPLLWPGQALIVQVEEVPA, from the coding sequence ATGACCCAGGAGTACAAGGAATTCACCGTCTTGAGCCGCGATGGGGCCAGCCTCATCCTGCACCACCGACCCGCAGGACTGCCTGAGGTCGTGCACTGGGGCGCCGAGACCGGCGAGCTGGCAGAAGCGGAGCTTCGCGCCCTGGTGGCCGCCGGGGCACGCCAGGAGGAGCGGGGCACCGTTGATGCCATCTGGCAGCCGAACCTGCTGCCCACCCAGGGCGACGGCTGGGCCGGCCGGCCGGCGCTGCTGGCCACGCGTGCCGGGGCGCCGATCTTCCCCCGGTGGATCACCCGGGAAATCACCGTTGACGGCTGCAAGCTGCGCATTGAAAGCCACGACGCCGCCAACCAGCTGGCGATGCGCAGCGAACTGGAACTGCTGGCCGGAGGGGTGCTCACGCTCAGCCATGAACTGGTCAACGAGGGAAGCGGCGAAGTTGAGGTGCAGCATCTGGAGTGCGTTCTGCCGATTCCCAAGAACGCTGACCACCTGAGCATGTTCAGCGGCCGCTGGACCCGTGAAAAGGCGCCGCAAACCATCCAGATGCCGCGCGGCGCGGTGGTCCGGCAAACTCGGCGCGGCCGTGGCGGGCACGATGCGCCCTATCTGCAGATCGCCTCGGCGGGGGTGCCGCAGGAGCGTGCCGGCGAGCTGTGGGCCGTGCATCTGGGCTGGAGCGCGGACTGCACCTATCGCACGGACCGGATGAGCGAAGCACTGACCCTGATCGGCGCCGGAGAGCTGTTGCAGCCAGCAGAAATGCGGCTGGGCGCCGGTGGCGCCTACCGCACCCCGAAGGCCTGGTTCGGCTATTCGGGGCAGGGGCTGGACGGGCTGAGCGCAGGATTTCACACCGCCCTGCGCGCCCGGGAACAGCACCCCAGCACGCCAAGGCCGCTGGTGCTCAACACCTGGGAAGCCGTGTACTTCGATCATCAGCCGCAGACCCTGATGCGCCTGGCGGAATTGGCCGCGCAGGTCGGGGTGGAGCGCTTCGTGCTCGATGACGGGTGGTTCATGGCCCGCCGCGACGACACCAAGGGGCTGGGGGACTGGGAGGTGGACCGCGCTGTCTGGCCCGACGGGCTGGGTCCGCTGGCGGCCCTGGTCCATGAGCTGGGCATGGAATTCGGGCTCTGGTTCGAACCCGAAATGGTCAATCCCGACTCCGATCTGGCGCGCAATCACCCCGACTGGATGCTGCACAATGCCCAGCATGTGCACAACCCGCCAGCGGGGCTGTCCTGGCGCTCGCAGCATGTCCTGGATCTGGCCAACCCGCACGCCTACGCGCATGTGCGCCAGCAGATGGGCGCGCTGATCCAGGAGCTCGGCATCGATTTCATCAAATGGGATCACAATCGCGACCTGATCGAATCGCTGCACGGGCAGCGTCCGGGAACCCACGAGCACACGCAGGCAGCCTACCGGTTGATCCGCGAGCTGAAGCAGGAGCACCCAGGGCTGGAAATCGAATCCTGTTCCAGCGGCGGGGCGCGCACGGACCTGGGCATCCTGGAATACGCGGACCGGGTGTGGGCCTCGGATTCCAACGACGCGATTGAACGGCAGGACATCCAGCGGTGGACCCAATTGCTCCTGCCCCCGGAGCTGGTGGGAGGCCATATCGGCCCGGCCACCTCGCATAGTTCCGGGCGGACCCTGGACCTGTCCTTCCGGGCTGCCACGAGCCTGATGGGCTCGGCCGGTTTCGAATGGAATCTGCTCGAATGCAATGAGCAGGAACTGCAGCAGGCGCGCGACTTCGCCGAGCTCTACAAGGAGGTGCGCGGGTTGCTGCACACCGGTGTGCCGGTCCACGCGCAGCTGCTGGATCCGGCGCTTCGCGTGAGCGGCGTGGTGGCCCAGGACGGCAGCGCAGGGTTGTGGACCATAGCCACGGTGGCCACCTTGGAGGAGGCGCTGCCCGAACGGATCCGGCTGCATGGCCTGAAACCGCACTCCCGCTACCGGGTTCGCGTCCGCGAGGAGCTGGGGAAGGCGGAATTCGGCTGGATCACCCCGCAGTGGATCGCCCAGGGCGATCTGGTGCTGCCCGGGAGGCTGCTGGAAATCCACGGGCTGCAAATCCCGCTGCTCTGGCCCGGCCAGGCGCTGATCGTCCAGGTGGAGGAGGTGCCCGCCTAG
- a CDS encoding ABC transporter substrate-binding protein, which produces MFPSSQPGTLRRHRGMLALAAGASILSLALSGCSSAGSGQPKADAADATLVAYTGQAGDYQINFNPFSPSQIAGPGTIFEPLFYLNKAAKDAKPEPLLGTESSWNEDGTALSVTLREGVTWSDGEPFTADDVAFTFNLLKKHPALNSLGFKGEVKVVDNTHITFNFKDSAFVSGPDILTQAVIVPEHLWAKLNPETDVIEKPVGTGAYTLADFKPQAFTLKANPSYWGGEPELKNIRYLALSGNTAGADAIAQGTIDWQTGPIPDIQNVSTNFPDYAKLTVAQSQQVLATCANVKLGCTGAQTDPAVRRAIYLALDRTQLNTLAYENTAAPISPSFALPDTQSQWISQKVQPAVAPETADPQAAAALLEEAGWKKGADGIFAKAGKKLSLTIEVVTGWTDYITAIQTITEQAKAAGIQIQAAQSSWNEWTDKRTKGEFELAIDSLWQGPAPDPYYVYNYFFSSESTAKVGKTSGNNYSRYANDSVDKAINALKTIPFEDSTARQQQYDVIQQQIVADMPYIPVLTGGTTSVWNTAKFTGWPTAEDTYAFPAVWSRLDAAQVFKALKPVQG; this is translated from the coding sequence ATGTTCCCCTCCTCGCAACCGGGCACCTTGCGGCGCCATCGCGGCATGCTCGCCCTTGCGGCTGGCGCCAGCATTCTCTCCCTGGCTCTCAGCGGCTGCTCCTCCGCCGGATCCGGCCAGCCGAAGGCCGACGCCGCGGACGCCACCCTGGTGGCCTACACCGGCCAGGCCGGTGACTACCAGATCAACTTCAACCCCTTCTCGCCTTCCCAGATCGCAGGCCCGGGCACCATCTTCGAACCGCTGTTCTACCTGAACAAGGCCGCAAAAGACGCCAAGCCCGAACCCTTGCTGGGCACGGAATCCTCATGGAACGAGGATGGCACCGCGCTCTCGGTGACCCTGCGCGAGGGCGTGACGTGGAGCGACGGGGAGCCTTTCACCGCCGATGATGTGGCCTTCACCTTCAACTTGCTCAAGAAGCACCCCGCGTTGAACAGCCTGGGGTTCAAGGGCGAGGTCAAGGTCGTGGATAACACCCACATCACCTTCAACTTCAAGGACAGCGCCTTCGTCTCCGGTCCGGACATCCTGACCCAGGCGGTGATCGTGCCGGAGCACCTGTGGGCCAAGCTGAACCCGGAGACGGACGTCATCGAAAAGCCGGTCGGCACCGGGGCCTACACCCTCGCCGACTTCAAGCCGCAGGCCTTCACGCTGAAAGCCAACCCGTCCTACTGGGGCGGCGAACCCGAACTGAAAAACATCCGCTACCTGGCCCTGTCCGGCAACACTGCCGGCGCCGACGCCATTGCGCAGGGCACCATCGACTGGCAGACCGGCCCGATCCCCGACATCCAGAACGTCTCCACGAACTTCCCGGACTACGCCAAGCTGACCGTGGCCCAGAGCCAGCAGGTGCTGGCCACCTGCGCCAACGTCAAGCTGGGCTGCACCGGGGCGCAAACCGATCCTGCGGTGCGCCGCGCCATCTACCTGGCCCTGGATCGCACCCAGCTCAACACCCTGGCGTACGAAAACACCGCCGCGCCGATCTCCCCATCCTTCGCGCTGCCCGACACCCAATCGCAATGGATCTCCCAGAAGGTGCAGCCAGCGGTTGCCCCGGAAACCGCGGATCCGCAGGCCGCGGCCGCGCTGCTTGAGGAGGCCGGCTGGAAGAAGGGCGCCGATGGGATCTTCGCCAAGGCCGGCAAAAAGCTTTCGCTGACCATTGAAGTGGTCACCGGCTGGACCGACTACATCACCGCCATCCAGACCATCACCGAACAGGCCAAGGCCGCTGGCATCCAGATCCAGGCCGCCCAGTCCTCGTGGAACGAGTGGACCGACAAGCGCACCAAGGGCGAGTTCGAGCTGGCCATCGACTCGCTGTGGCAAGGTCCCGCCCCAGACCCGTACTACGTGTACAACTACTTCTTCTCCTCGGAAAGCACCGCGAAAGTCGGCAAGACCTCCGGCAACAACTACTCCCGCTACGCCAACGACAGCGTCGACAAGGCGATCAACGCGCTGAAAACCATCCCGTTTGAAGACAGCACGGCCCGCCAGCAGCAGTACGACGTGATCCAGCAGCAGATCGTCGCGGACATGCCGTACATCCCGGTGCTCACCGGCGGCACCACCAGCGTGTGGAACACCGCCAAGTTCACCGGATGGCCCACCGCAGAAGACACCTACGCCTTCCCCGCCGTCTGGTCGCGCCTGGATGCCGCACAGGTCTTCAAGGCCCTGAAGCCGGTCCAAGGCTGA